The following is a genomic window from Plasmodium berghei ANKA genome assembly, chromosome: 9.
aaatattattataaccCCCTTGAgcaatattatcaaaatgtgtataattcattttaagctctttttttttttttaaaaaaaatattcgttcatttttttttaatttatattttatttctctATGATAttctaaaataaaatatccaccactttttaataatttatagactaaatcaaaaaataaaattaatttattatcacCATAATTTAAGTGTATCCATTTCAAAAcagaaaaacaaataattacatcatatttattttcgacattttcaaaatatttatcaaaCATGTTCGAACacaaaaagtatatattaaatggaaactcattttcatattcCCCCAAAttatacttatttttttcaaccttttcatctttatctactttttttaacataacTTTTTCATACAAAAGATATAATTCATTAAATATGTCACTTtctgtttttaaaaaattcttATTCAAAAGAAAAGGTAACATatgtttttgtttattatatattaaaataaaatcaaagAATAATTTCAATAtcgatatatttttatttattatattaaaatcgATATCTATCCCATTAActattttacatttatattttaaactTAACAAAAAAGTAGTTATTCCATAATTGCATCCTATAtctaaaattattttatccttaaatatatctttaaataaattatttatattacttAATCTATAATCATTGATTTTGTCTTTTGTTTCGTTTTGATATTCCGTTATTTCACACActtgtattata
Proteins encoded in this region:
- a CDS encoding bicoid-interacting protein BIN3, putative, producing MAICVFEKTEKKKFIKLLNYFKLSSEDVLYSENHEKCEKRENGKKHKICLHGNYKNYFFERYMKRKVICKEDRNNNIPLNDVKNIIQVCEITEYQNETKDKINDYRLSNINNLFKDIFKDKIILDIGCNYGITTFLLSLKYKCKIVNGIDIDFNIINKNISILKLFFDFILIYNKQKHMLPFLLNKNFLKTESDIFNELYLLYEKVMLKKVDKDEKVEKNKYNLGEYENEFPFNIYFLCSNMFDKYFENVENKYDVIICFSVLKWIHLNYGDNKLILFFDLVYKLLKSGGYFILEYHREIKYKLKKNERIFFLKKKKELKMNYTHFDNIAQGGYNNISKFISINKTDFKSDSKEDGKRKRDTGMFNRTICIYKKI